From a single Collibacillus ludicampi genomic region:
- the gyrA gene encoding DNA gyrase subunit A codes for MMPEAENRQNLIDISKELQSSFIDYAMSVIVSRAIPDVRDGLKPVQRRILYAMYEVGMTPDKPYKKSARLVGDVLGKYHPHGDSAVYDAMVRMAQDFSIRYMLVDGHGNFGSVDGDSAAAMRYTEARLSQIALELLRDINKETVDFGPNYDGNEREPLVLPSRFPNLLVNGSAGIAVGMATNIPPHNLTEVINGVLTLIDNPDATVADLMKHVKGPDFPTGALILGREGIRQAYETGKGSVVMRAVARIEEGKNGKSQIVVSEIPFQVNKARLVEKIAELARDKKIDGITDLRDESDRNGMRIVIELRRDVKPQVILNNLYKHTQLQTSFSVNMLALVGGEPKMLSLRDALWHYLQHQKEVIRRRTEYDLRKAEARAHILEGLLIALDHIDEVISLIRGSKTVDEAREGLMERFSLSYDQAQAILDMRLQRLTGLERDKIQSEYEEIKKLIAELKAILADENLLMGVIRDELTEIRDRFGDERRTRIVAAEGEIDEEDLIPVQDVVITITHAGYVKRMPVSAYRSQHRGGRGVSALGTREEDFVEHLFITSSHNMILFFTNKGKVYRLKAYEVPEFGRAAKGTPIINLLNIEQGESVSAVIPVKEFEEGCYLFMATRNGVVKKTSLSEFANIRKAGLIALTIKEEDELIAVRLTDGTREIIMGTRQGMSIRFPEADVRPMGRTAAGVKGIDLREDDVLIDMDIVREDADVLVVTARGYGKRTKITEYRTQSRGGKGIKTLNVTEKTGVVVGLKVVDQEEDLMIITQSGIMIRVQNREISEQGRYTQGVKLISLQDDEEVSAVARVITEEEQGEEVNEEKQ; via the coding sequence ATGATGCCGGAAGCGGAAAATAGGCAGAATCTCATAGATATCAGTAAGGAATTGCAGAGTTCGTTTATCGACTATGCGATGAGTGTCATCGTCAGCCGTGCCATCCCCGATGTACGGGACGGGTTGAAGCCCGTGCAAAGGCGGATTCTCTATGCGATGTATGAAGTAGGGATGACACCCGACAAACCTTATAAGAAATCGGCACGTCTGGTCGGGGATGTCCTCGGTAAATACCATCCGCACGGAGACAGCGCAGTATACGATGCGATGGTGCGGATGGCCCAGGATTTTTCGATTCGCTATATGCTCGTTGACGGTCACGGCAACTTCGGTTCGGTAGACGGCGATTCGGCGGCCGCTATGCGTTATACGGAGGCGCGCTTGTCACAGATCGCGTTGGAGCTGCTGCGTGACATCAACAAGGAAACGGTCGATTTCGGTCCAAACTACGACGGCAATGAGAGGGAACCGCTCGTTCTTCCTTCCCGCTTTCCCAATCTGCTTGTGAACGGATCGGCGGGGATCGCCGTCGGGATGGCCACCAACATTCCTCCACATAACCTGACAGAGGTTATCAACGGCGTATTGACTTTGATCGACAACCCGGACGCGACTGTAGCCGACCTGATGAAGCATGTCAAAGGACCCGATTTTCCGACGGGCGCGCTTATTCTCGGAAGAGAAGGTATAAGGCAGGCATACGAGACAGGAAAAGGATCTGTCGTCATGAGAGCGGTGGCGAGGATCGAAGAAGGGAAAAATGGCAAATCTCAGATCGTCGTTTCGGAAATTCCCTTTCAAGTCAATAAAGCGCGTTTGGTAGAAAAGATCGCGGAACTTGCACGCGACAAAAAAATCGACGGGATCACCGATTTACGTGACGAATCGGACCGGAACGGTATGCGAATCGTCATTGAATTGCGCAGAGATGTCAAGCCGCAAGTGATTCTCAACAATTTGTATAAACATACGCAACTGCAAACCTCGTTTAGTGTGAACATGCTTGCATTAGTCGGTGGGGAGCCGAAGATGCTCTCACTCCGCGACGCGTTATGGCATTATCTGCAGCATCAAAAAGAGGTGATTCGCAGACGAACTGAATATGATTTGCGGAAAGCGGAAGCCCGCGCTCATATTTTGGAAGGTCTATTGATCGCACTCGATCATATTGACGAAGTGATTTCCTTGATTCGCGGTTCCAAAACGGTCGACGAAGCACGCGAGGGTCTGATGGAACGCTTCTCACTGTCCTACGATCAGGCACAAGCGATCCTCGATATGCGATTGCAACGTTTGACCGGCCTGGAACGCGATAAGATCCAAAGTGAATATGAAGAGATCAAAAAATTGATTGCAGAATTAAAAGCGATTCTTGCCGATGAGAATCTTCTCATGGGCGTAATCCGGGATGAATTGACGGAAATTCGCGATCGGTTCGGTGACGAGCGACGCACGCGTATCGTCGCGGCTGAGGGTGAAATTGACGAAGAAGACCTCATCCCTGTTCAGGATGTGGTCATCACGATTACGCATGCCGGTTATGTCAAAAGGATGCCGGTTTCGGCTTATCGCAGTCAGCACCGTGGCGGTCGGGGAGTATCGGCTCTCGGGACGAGAGAAGAGGATTTCGTGGAACATCTGTTTATTACTTCTTCCCATAATATGATTCTCTTCTTTACGAACAAGGGAAAAGTATACCGACTCAAAGCATACGAGGTACCCGAGTTCGGTCGTGCGGCGAAAGGAACCCCCATTATTAATTTATTGAACATCGAGCAAGGCGAGTCCGTCTCGGCTGTTATTCCGGTCAAGGAGTTTGAAGAGGGTTGTTACCTGTTCATGGCCACGAGGAACGGCGTCGTGAAGAAGACAAGCTTATCTGAATTCGCCAACATTCGCAAAGCCGGACTGATCGCTTTGACAATCAAAGAGGAAGACGAATTGATCGCCGTGCGTCTGACTGATGGAACCAGAGAAATTATCATGGGTACGCGCCAAGGGATGTCCATTCGCTTTCCGGAAGCGGACGTGCGCCCGATGGGCCGTACGGCTGCCGGCGTGAAAGGGATCGATTTGCGCGAGGATGATGTGTTGATCGATATGGATATCGTGCGTGAAGATGCCGATGTACTGGTTGTGACTGCACGCGGATACGGAAAACGTACCAAGATCACCGAGTATCGTACACAATCTCGGGGCGGAAAAGGCATTAAGACGCTTAACGTCACGGAAAAAACGGGTGTCGTTGTCGGACTGAAAGTCGTAGACCAAGAAGAAGACCTCATGATCATCACGCAATCCGGCATTATGATCCGTGTGCAAAATCGCGAGATCTCGGAACAAGGACGGTATACGCAAGGGGTCAAATTGATATCCCTGCAAGATGATGAAGAAGTGTCGGCAGTGGCTCGAGTGATTACAGAAGAAGAGCAGGGCGAAGAAGTGAACGAGGAAAAACAATAG
- the lepB gene encoding signal peptidase I, with product MNLKAATLWEWMKSIAIALLLAFLVQKFIVEFFVVSGPSMNHTLANNERLLVNKIPYYFHNPQRGDIIIFQENPTEAWVKRVIGLPGDKIKIDHGQLYINGVKVDEPYINNPMSPTYDFPAATPTGKSSSQASITVPPGELFVMGDNRDVSVDSRVIGPIKISQVIGQAEAVVYPFDQIKWLSRPDSLAHLS from the coding sequence ATGAATCTGAAAGCTGCAACGCTGTGGGAATGGATGAAATCAATCGCAATAGCCCTCCTTTTGGCATTTCTCGTACAAAAATTTATCGTCGAGTTTTTCGTGGTATCCGGTCCCAGCATGAACCATACTCTAGCCAATAACGAACGTTTGCTCGTAAATAAGATTCCTTACTATTTTCATAATCCTCAGCGAGGAGATATTATCATCTTTCAAGAGAACCCAACCGAAGCCTGGGTCAAGCGCGTGATCGGTTTACCTGGAGACAAGATCAAGATCGATCATGGACAATTATATATTAATGGCGTGAAAGTCGATGAGCCATATATCAATAACCCGATGTCTCCTACGTATGACTTCCCTGCGGCAACACCAACGGGCAAATCTTCCTCGCAAGCATCCATTACGGTTCCTCCAGGGGAGCTATTCGTCATGGGAGATAACAGAGATGTCAGTGTCGATAGCCGCGTGATAGGCCCTATCAAGATCAGTCAGGTGATCGGACAGGCTGAAGCGGTCGTCTACCCATTTGATCAAATCAAATGGCTGAGCCGCCCGGACAGTTTGGCTCATCTGTCGTGA